A stretch of the Streptococcus himalayensis genome encodes the following:
- a CDS encoding tRNA1(Val) (adenine(37)-N6)-methyltransferase, whose product MKQVPLKDGERINQLFSTDVKIIQNREVFSYSVDSVLLSRFPRLPKRGLIVDLCAGNGAVGLFASTYTKAPIIAVEIQERLADMAKRSILLNGLEEQMQVIQDDLKYLTNYITGSKVDLILCNPPYFKVDKQSNLNESEHYLLARHEISTNLEEICRVAQQTLKSNGRLAMVHRPDRFLDILDTMKTYNLAPKRIQFVYPKVQKEANMLLIEAIKDGSRDGLKILPPLFIHEEDGSYTPEIHEIYYGN is encoded by the coding sequence ATGAAACAAGTTCCACTCAAAGACGGGGAGCGCATCAATCAGCTCTTTTCTACTGACGTCAAAATTATCCAGAATCGAGAAGTTTTTAGCTACTCAGTAGATAGCGTTCTACTCTCTCGCTTTCCAAGACTTCCAAAACGCGGCCTTATCGTTGATTTGTGTGCAGGAAATGGGGCGGTGGGACTTTTTGCGAGCACTTATACCAAGGCTCCGATTATTGCGGTTGAAATTCAAGAACGTCTGGCAGATATGGCCAAACGTTCCATTCTTTTAAATGGCCTAGAAGAACAAATGCAGGTGATCCAAGACGATCTTAAATATCTAACAAACTACATTACCGGTAGCAAGGTTGACTTAATCCTCTGCAATCCCCCCTACTTCAAGGTAGATAAGCAATCCAATCTCAACGAGAGTGAGCACTATCTCTTGGCACGGCATGAAATCTCCACCAATCTGGAAGAAATTTGTCGCGTAGCCCAACAAACTCTCAAATCAAATGGTCGCTTGGCCATGGTTCATCGCCCTGATCGCTTTTTGGATATTCTAGATACTATGAAGACCTATAATCTGGCTCCCAAGCGGATTCAATTTGTCTATCCTAAGGTTCAGAAAGAGGCTAATATGTTGCTAATTGAAGCTATCAAAGATGGATCTCGAGATGGACTGAAAATCCTTCCGCCTCTCTTTATTCACGAGGAAGATGGAAGTTACACACCAGAAATTCATGAGATTTATTATGGCAACTAA